One region of Glycine max cultivar Williams 82 chromosome 9, Glycine_max_v4.0, whole genome shotgun sequence genomic DNA includes:
- the LOC100779317 gene encoding aspartic proteinase CDR1, which yields MAFAYKPLHLLLLLSFSTCCFSSTSTVSSAKPRRLVSKLIHPGSVHHPHYKPNETAKDRMELDIEHSAARLAYIQARIEGSLVYNNDYTASVSPSLTGRTILVNLSIGQPSIPQLVVMDTGSDILWIMCNPCTNCDNHLGLLFDPSMSSTFSPLCKTPCGFKGCKCDPIPFTISYVDNSSASGTFGRDILVFETTDEGTSQISDVIIGCGHNIGFNSDPGYNGILGLNNGPNSLATQIGRKFSYCIGNLADPYYNYNQLRLGEGADLEGYSTPFEVYHGFYYVTMEGISVGEKRLDIALETFEMKRNGTGGVILDSGTTITYLVDSAHKLLYNEVRNLLKWSFRQVIFENAPWKLCYYGIISRDLVGFPVVTFHFVDGADLALDTGSFFSQRDDIFCMTVSPASILNTTISPSVIGLLAQQSYNVGYDLVNQFVYFQRIDCELLSG from the coding sequence ATGGCATTTGCATATAAACCATTGCATCTTCTTTTGCTGTTATCCTTCTCAACATGTTGTTTCTCATCAACTAGCACGGTTTCATCGGCTAAACCTCGGAGACTGGTCTCCAAACTCATTCACCCTGGCTCAGTTCACCATCCCCACTACAAGCCAAATGAAACAGCCAAAGACCGAATGGAACTCGATATCGAACACTCGGCTGCACGTTTAGCCTACATACAAGCGAGGATAGAAGGTTCTTTGGTCTATAATAATGACTACACAGCTAGTGTTTCTCCCTCCTTAACTGGCAGAACCATACTGGTCAATCTCTCAATAGGCCAACCCTCCATCCCACAACTAGTAGTTATGGACACTGGCAGTGACATCTTGTGGATCATGTGCAACCCTTGCACAAACTGTGACAACCATTTAGGTCTACTCTTTGACCCCTCAATGTCTTCCACCTTTTCCCCACTGTGCAAAACACCCTGTGGCTTCAAGGGCTGTAAATGTGACCCTATTCCTTTCACCATCTCTTATGTGGACAACTCCTCTGCCTCAGGAACATTTGGCCGCGACATTCTTGTCTTCGAGACAACTGATGAAGGTACCTCTCAGATATCTGATGTAATAATTGGATGTGGTCACAACATCGGATTTAATTCGGATCCCGGGTACAATGGAATACTAGGACTAAACAATGGACCTAACTCTTTGGCAACACAAATTGGCCGAAAGTTCTCTTACTGCATAGGCAACCTGGCTGATCCATATTACAATTACAACCAATTGAGACTAGGTGAAGGGGCAGATCTTGAAGGCTATTCCACACCTTTTGAAGTGTACCATGGCTTTTATTATGTCACCATGGAAGGCATAAGTGTAGGGGAAAAAAGGCTTGACATAGCTCTAGAAACATTTGAGATGAAAAGGAATGGCACAGGTGGAGTGATCCTTGACTCAGGGACCACTATCACCTACCTAGTTGACAGTGCGCATAAATTACTATACAATGAAGTTAGAAATCTCCTTAAATGGTCCTTTAGACAAGTTATATTTGAAAATGCTCCATGGAAGCTGTGTTATTATGGGATTATAAGTAGAGATCTAGTTGGGTTTCCAGTGGTTACATTCCATTTTGTTGATGGAGCAGATTTGGCTTTGGACACAGGAAGCTTTTTTAGTCAACGCGATGACATATTTTGCATGACTGTAAGTCCAGCCAGCATCCTTAACACTACAATTAGTCCTTCAGTTATTGGATTGCTAGCCCAGCAGAGCTACAACGTGGGATATGACCTAGTTAATCAATTTGTTTACTTCCAAAGAATTGATTGTGAACTTCTTAGCGGTTGA